In Anaerolineae bacterium, one genomic interval encodes:
- the rnhA gene encoding ribonuclease HI: MTERRPEVIIYTDGACEGNPGPGGWAALLISGRHRKELAGGSSHTTNNRMELRAAIAALKALKRPCKVTLYTDSEYLQRGITEWLPKWRRNGWRTAQKSPVRNQDLWQELAALLDMHEIEWRWVRGHAGDPHNERVDQLAREAVRTFGRQAPPDMDPQNHAR, from the coding sequence ATGACCGAACGACGCCCGGAAGTGATCATCTATACCGATGGAGCGTGCGAGGGGAATCCAGGGCCGGGGGGCTGGGCGGCCCTGCTGATCTCCGGCCGGCACCGAAAGGAGCTGGCCGGCGGTTCGTCGCACACCACCAACAACCGCATGGAACTGCGGGCCGCCATCGCCGCGCTCAAAGCCCTCAAGCGGCCATGCAAGGTCACGCTGTACACCGACTCTGAGTATCTCCAGCGCGGCATCACCGAGTGGCTTCCCAAATGGCGGCGCAACGGCTGGCGCACTGCCCAGAAAAGCCCCGTGCGCAATCAGGACCTGTGGCAGGAGCTGGCCGCCCTGCTGGATATGCACGAGATCGAATGGCGCTGGGTACGGGGACATGCCGGCGACCCGCACAACGAGCGCGTGGACCAGCTTGCCAGGGAAGCGGTGCGCACCTTCGGCCGGCAGGCTCCTCCCGATATGGACCCTCAGAACCATGCCCGCTGA